Below is a window of Myroides profundi DNA.
TGGTGGACCTAACTTAGTGAGTTCTTTCCACGTAATCGGAGAGATCTTCGATAGAGTACATGTAGAAGGAGCTGATCTAATCAACGAAAACGTACAGACTACACTTATACCTGCAGGAGGTGCAGCGATAGTAGAATTTAAAGTAAATACACCTGGTACATTTGTATTAGTAGACCACTCTATCTTTAGAGCCTTTAATAAAGGAGCACTGGGAATGCTGAAAGTAGAAGGAGACGAAAATCAGAAAGTATTTGCAGGTAAAATAAAAGAAGGAATATACTTACCTGAAGGAGGTACTATACAAAATATGCCTAAAGAACCGGCTAAAAAAGAAGTAATAGAAAACAAAACGCTTGCACAACAAATAGCTGATGGTAAGAGTGTGTTTACTAGAACATGTTTTGCTTGTCACCAATCTGAAGGACAAGGTATAGAGAAAATATTCCCTCCTCTAGCAAAATCTGATTACTTAAATGCAGATGTGAATAGAGCGATAAAAACAGTTATAAACGGACTACAAGGAGAGATTACAGTTAATAAAGTAAAATATAACTCTATCATGACGAGTCAAAACTTAAGTGACCAAGAGATAGCTGACGTATTAACTTATGTGTACAATAGTTGGGGAAATAATAAAACTGTAGTGAGCCCTCAAATGGTTCAAAAAAATAGATAAAATGTTTTTTCTTGATAAATCAAACTTCATTGTGTGTCTTCTGAGCATAGTAACCTTAACAGGAATATATGCTCAGAAAACGACACCGATGGTCACTATCAAAAGTGGAACTTTTGTTCCACTTTACGGTAGTACAGAAGAAGGCTATGTAAAAGTAGCTTCTTTCAAAATGGATCAATACGCTGTGACCAATGAACAGTATGTAGAGTTCTTAAAGAAAAACCCAAATTACCAACGCTCACAAATCAAAGCGTTATTCGCTAATAAAAGTTATTTATCTCATTGGAAAAGTGATTTAGACTATGGCGATTTAAAACCTAATGCTCCTGTGACCAATGTATCTTGGTTCGCAGCTAAAAAATACTGTGAGTTACAAGGCAAAAGATTACCTACTATGGATGAATGGGAATATGTAGCCATGGCTGATGCTAAGAATATGGATGCTCGCCAAAAAGAAGAATATAATAAGTATATCCTCGCTTGGTACGAAACTCCTAAGACTTATGTCAATCCTGTAGGGAGCACCTTTAAAAATTACTGGGGTGTATATGATATGCATGGCTTAATATGGGAGTGGGTAGCAGACTATAATTCAATCTTCTTGTCTGGAGAAAGCCGTAAAGACAAGGGCAATGACGAGAACTTATTCTGTGGAAGTGCTTCTATTAATGCTTCTGACCTGATGGACTATGCTGCCTTTATGCGATACGGTTTTAGAGGTAGTCTTAGAGCTAATTTTACAACAAAAAACTTAGGTTTTAGATGTGCACAAAACCCTTAAAAAAAGAACATCATTATGAAAAAGACATTGATAGCATTACTAAGTTGTTCTACTTTACTACTAACTAGTTGTAAAGAGACAAAAGCTACAGAAGAACAACCTCAAGCTACAGAACAGACTGCAGAGTCACAAGAGATTTCTGATTTGTCTATTTACAATCTACCTTCTACCTGGACTACACAAGATGGTAAAGATATTGAGCTAAAAGACTTACAAGGTAATGTACTAGTTATGGTCATGATTTATACTTCTTGTAAAGCTGCATGTCCTCGATTAGTAGCTGATATGCGTAATATCGAGGAGAGAGTAAAAGGTAAAAACGAAGATAAAGTAAGATATGTATTAGTCAGCATTGATCCACAAGTAGATACTCCTGAACGTCTAAAAGCATTTGCTAAAGAGAATCAAATGGATGGCCCTCAATGGATATTCTTACGCTCTACTGAAGAAGACACAAGAGAATTTGCGGCTACTCTTGCTGTGAATTACAAAAAGATCTCTCCAATAGACTTCTCTCACTCTAATATCATTAGTGTGTTTAATACCAAAGGAGAATTGGATTATCAACAAGAGGGACTTGGTATAGACTATGCCCCTACTGTAAAAGAAATAGAGCGACAACTCGCTTTAATTAAATAAGAAAGTTAGTTATTAGTTTGATAATATACTGCTCTGCTTCATAATAGAAGTAGAGCAGTATTTTTTTTGTACATAAAGTGCCTTTAATTCTAGTTACTTATTTAAGAATATAAAATAGTTCCAATAATAAAAAGCTATTACTTGATCACTTCAAAAGTATAATCAAACAATAGCTTTATATATAATAATACTAACAGATATTTTAATAGTTAAATAAATAAACCATTCAATACCTTTCAGTTATAAATTCATTCCTCTTTATATTCCTCCATATCTAATAAAGCTACCTAATATAAGCATCACAATACTAATAGTCGTAACAGATAAAATATGGAATGTCATTAAAGGAAGTTTCTTAATATCAGTCTTTAGACGAGGCAGTACGTAAAACTGAGCACTTAGCGCAAATAAAGCTATAGTGAATAGACATGCTAATTTTAAAGAAACAACACGTTCTATTGGAGTTTCAAAAGCAAACCAACTCGCTAACTTTACATTGTAAATATAGGCCATACGCACACCTGTCAGCAACATCACAAATAAAGCTGGCATACCAAACCACTCATATCTACTCTCAAAGTTAAATAACTTCTCTACTGACTTCTCTTTCCATACTTGAGGTAATATCACCACGCTTAATAAGATATGTCCTCCTACCCATATAGTAGCCCCTAATAGGTGTAATATTAATAAAAGGTGTAATTCATTCATGACTTTCTAATTTTAATATATGATAATAATAAAAACAAGATACTGATAGGAAGTAATACAGATGCCCAAAATAAGAGTACAGGTGTATTAGCTATCCAAACAACTCCTATAAAACCTTGTAATCCTTGTATAAACAAAATTATTTCTGTCAATACAAAACCTACTACTAAGAATAGTATTCCTGTCTTTAAACAAGTATTTACAACTATTCTTTTTTCTTGAACCATTAACCAAACTCCAAAACCACTCAAGACTCCTAACATATTCAAATGGATAAAACCAATGATCCAACTGCGCAGAGCTTGTAATTGAATCGCTATTGATTCTGATATAGCTAATAACTGTGTGCCTATTCGCATTATAAGGCATATTCCTGCTAACACTAATAAAAGCCAGACAAAGATGCTTTCATTATTATTTCGTTGCTTAAATACTTTAAAAAAGGGTTTAATTAAATATCCCACTGAATACAATTGCAATAAAACGCCTACAGCATTTAAGTAATGTAGTATAGGTAATTCTACATACCAACTCACGGGTAAAGCATAAGTGAGTATTACAGATACTATCCAAGTGTAATAAAAAGGTTTAAACTTAGATAAAGAGTATCCCTTAAACACAATGTCAAACAATAAGGCTAAAAAGGCAGTTAAGAACCATCCATCAAACTGAAAATGTAAGAAGAACTGTATGCATATCTGATAGAAGGCACTAGCCTTCCCCATCATGCCTACTGCTGGTCCTAAGCACCAAACTCCTATGGTAGAAAATGCCATAAAGAACAAAGAGGTTTTTAGTAATGTACCTTGCTGTGTCTCTGAGGCAGTGTTGTTCTTCCATAAATGAATGACAAATACATAAGAACAAATAATGTGTAAAGTAGAAAAAGCAATAGATGCTGCGGCATATCCCATAAAAGGAAATGTCAGTGCCATTCCAAGCACAGCTAATTGAGTCATCCAAAAAAGTCGGGCATAAAACTTCTCTTCTTTAAGAGTTTTTATACCAAACTGTTGAACAAACAATACATAAACCAATAAATACAACCATCCTAATAAAGCAATATGAGAGTGTGTATGTAAAATATACAAAAATGTCACTCCTTCTATCGGGTAGACGAACATACTTCTCAGCAAAAGTCCTAATAGGGCTGCTGTAAGAAAGTTGACCAAAGGAATGATATAATAGACTGGTTTCATAAGCTGTTATACAAGAAGTGCCTTAAACTTAAAGGTAAGGCACTTCTATGAAATTTGAAAAAGATTACTCGAATTTTTGTTCTAATACTATTGCACTTGGAAACAAAATATTATTTTCTAAGTGAATGTGTTTATGTAGGTCATCTTCAAACTCTTTTAGCATAGCGTAAGTAACCTTATATGTATTACATCCATCTGCTGGTGGTGTATAATTATTAGACAACTCTGCTATTTTTCGGAAACGCTCTCCTTCTCCATCATGTTCATGCATCATCATGGCAACTGGATTTTGTACTGTACCAAAATGAGGCGTTTCTAAAGGTTGTCCTGAGATAGTTGAAGACACCATCTTACGAATAAATGGAAACAGAACAAGCTCTTCTTTTTTTAAGTGTTGGCTTAACTCCGCTGCACATCCAATAAACAATTCATTTATTTCAATTAACTCTGGGTGCCTATCTCCATGTACTCTACTCAGTTTATTTAAAAATTGTAATAATACTGGAATCTTCTCCTCTACATATCGATGGTGTGTCTTCTCAATATAATCAGCTAACAAATCTAAAGGCCAATGTCTAAAATCGATATTATTCTCTGCTTGTTGTGTCAATAATCGTTCTAACTCTCCGATTAACTCTTCTCTATTGACTGATTTCTTTTCACATACCTCTTCAATAGTACGTCCTCCTTTACAACAAAAATCAATTCCATATCTATTGAATATTGCTGCTGTTCTAAAATCTTCTGCTACAAATGAGCCTACTGTTCTATTTATCATGATTGCTTTTTTTAAATGTTAATTTGAATACGAATAAGACGATAGCGAAAATACCTACTGTAAAGATTACGTCACCGATGGTACGTAGCCATTTCAGGGTATTCATAGCTGGTAGCTGCATAAGTTCGCTAGAACGCGCATACCACATACCATGTTGGATACTTTCAATCGCTTGCCATATACCAATAGGTAATAAACTTAAAAGTGCCATTAATAATAACCCTAAGTTCAATCCCCAGAAGCCTATTTTCAACAACTTCTCATTCCATTTGATATCTCTATATATACTTCTTAATACGAATAGCATAAGTCCAATTCCCAACATTCCATATACTCCAAATAAAGCAGTATGTGCGTGAAGAGGTGTTGTATTAAGTCCTTGTACATAATACAGTGCTATTGGTGGATTAATAATAAATCCAAATACACCTGCTCCTAAGAAATTCCAGAATGCCACTGCTATCATAAAGTATATAGGCCATTTATAATCTTGTAACCATCCTTTATGTGTAGATATTTTATAGTTCTCATAAGCTTCATAACCTATCAAAGTCAAAGGCACCACTTCTAAAGCACTGAACGTTGCTCCTAATGCCATTACTGCAGTTGGCGTTCCTGAGAAATATAAGTGATGGAATGTACCTATAATTCCCCCTGACATAAATACAATAGTAGAGAACAATGCACCATTAGTAGCTGTCTTGGTTTTAATCAACCCCATTCGTACGAATAAGAACGCTAAAACGACAGTAGCAAACACTTCAAAGAAGCCCTCTACCCATAAATGCACTACCCACCATCTCCAATATTCTGCAATGGCTAAATTGGTTTGTCTTCCCCACATTAGCCCTGCTCCATAGAATAAAGCAATTGCTCCACATGAGATTAAGAAAAGTATAATCAAATTGCGATGGCTTCCTTTTTCTTTCAATACAGGTAATAACGGTCTAATCATTAAAGCTAACCATACAAATAACCCTACAAATAAGAAGATCTGCCAGAAACGCCCTAAATCTACATATTCATATCCTTGATGTCCAAACCAGAAGTTCTGTACTAAGTTTAGTTTTTGCATAATACCAAACCACTGACCAATCATAGACCCCAAAACAATAATCAATAAGGCTATAAATAGGAAGTTCACTCCGAATACTTGAAACTTAGGGTCTTTACCCCCTACTGCTGGTGAGATATATAATCCTGTTCCTAACCAAGCAGTAGCTATCCAAAAAATAGCTAATTGAGTATGCCATGTACGCGTAACAGAGTAAGGTAAAATTTGATCTAATGGAATACCATATAACCCTTGTCCTTCTACTCCATAGTGAGCTGTTACAATTCCTAACCCTACTTGTAATAGCATCAATAAACATACTACCCAGAAATATTTCTTCAAGATAGTCATACTCTTAGTTACAGTTCCATTTGATACAGGGTCTTCCACTGGTACCATATCCTCTTCCTCTTGCTTAGAGGCTACATGATAATAAACGAGTACCCCTACAGCAAAAATCAATAAGATAACACTCACTCCAGACCAAGCGATAAGAGGTGTAGTAGCTACGTTACCTACTAACTCTTCTGCAGGCCAGTTATGCGTATAACTAACATCACTATCTGGTCTATTAGTTACAGTAGCCCATGTAGCCCAAAAGAAGAAAGCATTCATTTGTTTCAGTCTTGTTGGATCTGTTAGTGCATTATTAGGTATTGCATAATCTTTACGCAGTTGCGTAAATTCTGGGTCATCTGTAAATAACTTAGTATAATACTCCTGAAGATATAAACGAGCTTTATTTCGTTCCTCTGTAATCGTCAGAACACCAGTTGCTTTGTCATAAGTATTAGCTCTAATATTAGCTTGTAGATGTGCTTTTAAATAAGCCTGTTCTTCTAATGAACTATCTTCATAAGACTTATTATACTTCTCTTGAGCATAATACTCCAATAAATACAATGCCTCTCTATGCAGAAAATCAGCAGTCCAATCAGGAGCGACATAAGCTCCATGTCCCCATACAGAGCCAACTTCTTGTCCTCCAATACTCTGCCAGACATTCTGACCGTCTTTTATATTACTAGCAGTTAATACAGTTTCACCATTAGTTGTTCTAACTTCTATAGGCACAGGTGGCGCCTCTTGATAAATTTCAATACCGAAATAGCCGAGTACCCCAAATGAGAATAACATTACTATCGTAAATGCTATCCATAACTTTCTTTGTCTATTTTTCATACTTTTAAATAGAAGACTTTTTTATCCTTTATTGTTTTGTAAAAAAAGGGAAGTTACTCCCCACGTATAGTTACAACTTCAAGAAAGTATCACCAGACTTGGTACCATTGGCTAACTCTCGCAAAGTAGTAGTTTCTAACATATTTCTCAACCCTTCTCGGATTGCTTTAAATTTAAAGTGAACAGGACATGGGTGCGTCTCAGAACATTGAGCTAATCCTAATCCACATCCCTTGTAGATAGAATCACCATCGATCACATTCACCACTTCACATAACTTAATATTGTCTAAGCTTGCTATCGGAATTTCAAATCCTCCTCCTACTCCTTTAACCGAGTCGATTATTCCACTCTTAGACAGCTTTTGAAGTATCTTAGCTGTAAAAGCTTCTGGAGCATCTATCTCTTTTGCTATTTCTTTAAAACCTACACGCTCCCCTTTCAGTGAAGATACTGAGATAAAAACAACTGAACGAATAGCGTATTCACAAGCTTTAGAAAACATATCATTTATTTTAATAGTACAAATATAAAACAATTCTACATATAAAAGACAATAAAGTCCTTTATATATAAAATAAAAAAACAATATTAGTCTAATAGACTAATATTGCTTCCTATATAGATAATTATACATTATAACTTATCTAAAAACTATTTCTTTTATTACCTCTCTCCCTAACTCTTCATTTATCATTCTAATTATCTTACTCTTACCATAAGTTAATTCCTCGCGTACGATAGGAGAAGATAAAGCTACATAAAGTACATCACGTTTTAAGAGTATATCTAATGTATAATTAGCTATTCCTGGTCCTAATAGATTCTTCCAAGCGGCACGAACATCAAGATTATCAATCCCTTTATCTAAGTTATTCTCCTTTATAAAAATCTTTAAAAGATCCTGAATACTGCTCTCCTCTCTTAATCGTTTATTTACATCATACTTTTTCAATGCTTACATTATTTTAAGGTAAAAGGTACTGCCTTCTTATAATAATAGATAATATCACTTTCGTTCTTAACAACAAACTCATCCTCATCCAATTCTATTAACTCTTCTTTCCATTCAGCAAACTCAGTCTTATACATTAACCAAGTCTTCCCCTCTTCATTAACTATAGTAAGGTTTTCTTGCACCTCATTCGTTAAATACTCACCATTCACTTGTGGCATTACCTTCTGACGAAAACCAACTCCTTTATCATTTATCTCAAAGAAATCAATAGATGAATTAATAGTGTAATCTTTCACCTCACCATCTGGCAATTTTGCTTTCTCTATTTCCCAATAACCATTAATTATCTTTAAATCCTCAGGTGTAAATTCTTTCCCACAGCTTGCTACTAAAAAAAGTATACCTATGAAAAACACTTTATATAATCTACTCATAATTAGTACTTCTATTTAAAAAATGAATCAACAAATTCAAATTTATTAAACACTTGCAAATCTTCGATTCCTTCTCCTACACCTATATACTTAACAGGTATTTGGAATTGATCAGATATACCAATAACTACACCACCTTTAGCAGTTCCATCTAATTTAGTTACAGCCAAACAGTTTACTTCTGTTGCTGCTGTAAATTGCTTAGCTTGTTCAAAGGCGTTTTGTCCTGTAGAACCATCTAATACCAACATTACATCATGAGGTGCATCTGGAATAACTTTCTGCATAACACGTTTAACTTTAGTAAGCTCATTCATTAAGTTTACTTTATTGTGTAGACGACCTGCTGTATCTATAATTACAACATCAGCGTTCTGAGTTACCGCAGACTGTAAAGTATCAAAAGCAACAGAAGCTGGATCACTTCCCATTTGTTGTCTTACAATCGGCACACCTACTCTATCTGCCCACACTTGTAATTGATCAATAGCAGCTGCTCTAAATGTATCTGCCGCACCTAATACAACATTCAATCCTGCTTTCTTAAATTGATAAGCTAATTTTCCTATAGTTGTTGTTTTTCCAGCACCATTTACCCCTACTACCATCAACACATAAGGTTTTTTATCTTTCGGAATTTCAAACTCTGTTGCTTCACCAGATTGAGTCTCTGATAACAATCCTGCTATCTCATCTCTAAGAATCTGATTTAACTCATCTGTTCCAACATATTTATCTCTCGAAACACGCTCTTCAATACGCTCAATAATTTTCAATGTAGTATTAACACCTACATCAGATGACACAAGTATTTCTTCTAGATTATCAAGTACATCATCATCTACTTTTGACTTACCAGCAACTGCTTTAGTCAGTTTTGAGAAAAAAGAAGATTTAGACTTTTCTAAACCTTTATCTAAAGTTTCCTTCTTTTCCGAAGAAAATAACTTCTTAAAAAAACTCATATTACTTTTATTAACTACTGCAAATATAAAGAATAAAAAGTGAATCAATTTACCCAAATCACAGGATAAAAAAATAAACAACTTTTGTTCTTTTTATTATAAATGAAAAAAGCAGCCATAAAAGGTGCTTTCAAATAAAATTTGGTATCATAAATATATACACAAAAAAAGCTGTCTATTATAGACAGCTTTTCAAGATCTTTATAATGGTAAAATTACTTCTTGTTTAAGAAATCATCCACAAAGTCAGGAGCCATAACAGCTTCAACGAATGTGTAAGCTCCAGTTTTAGGAGATTTAACCATTTTAATTGCTTTCGTCAACTTTTTAGAAGATGTTCTTAAAGTCGCTACGGTTTTCTTTGCCATGACTAATAATTATTTAATTTCTTTGTGAACTGTTACTTTCTTCATGATAGGATTAAATTTTTTAATCTCTAATCTATCAGGTGTGTTTTTCTTATTCTTAGTCGTGATGTATCTTGAAGTTCCTGGTAAACCAGATGCTTTGTGTTCAGTACATTCTAAGATTACTTGAATTCTGTTCCCTTTCTTTGCCATCGTATTCTATTTTTTAATGGTATGAATTATTTTACTAATCCTTTTGCTTTTGCATCTTTCAATACAGCAGTAATACCTTTTTTGTTAATTGTTTTTAATGCAGACGTTGATAATTTCAATGTTACCCATCTGTCTTCTTCAGCAATGTAGAAACGTTTTTTAACTAAGTTCACAGAAAACTTTCTCTTAGTTTTATTCATCGCGTGAGAAACGTTGTTTCCAACCATTGCTCTTTTACCAGTAATTTCACAAACTCTTGACATTATTTCTTATCTTTTATTTCAATATTCAAAATCAGGGTGCAAAGTAACGAAAAAGAAAATTATCTTACAAATTCTTTTAGGTTATTTTTTTAATATTTCATTATATATCAATTCTAAACCCTTTGCTATAGCACTGTTTATAACCTTTTCTCTTGGTTGGCCTAATTCGTATTTTTTTGTAAACACTCCTGTTGGCGTTGCGATTCCTATACATACAGTTCCTACCTCGACATCAGAATCTCCCTTAGATGGTCCAGCATTTCCAGTAGTAGCAATTGCATAGTCACTATTAAATTTTAATCGTGCTTGCTCAGCCATTTCCATAGCTACTTCTTCACTAACTACTGTATATTTATTTATTGTATCTTGATTGACTCCTAATATATTTACTTTACTCTCGGTTGCATAACATACCATTCCTCCTTTAAAGTAAGCAGAAGACCCAGGTTTAGCATTAAACATAACAGCTAACCGTCCACCTGTACAACTTTCTGCAAAAGAAATAGTTTTATTTCTAATTTGCAACTCTTTTGTGATAATTTCAGGAAAGTCAATATCCTCATAAGCTCGAATATGTTCTTTTACTGACTCAGGCATCCTATCGATTTGCATTTCAATACTTTGAGACAAAAAATCCTGATTAAAACCTCTACTTGACAGACGTAATCTTACTTTACCAGGGCTTGGTAAATAAGCTAATTTTATATCTGACGGTAAATTATTCTCCCAATCTTCAAGATATTCTGCTAACAAACTTTCTCCAATACCATAAGTAATTATCGTTTTATGGATATTAAATATCCCCTTAAAGTGATCTTTAATATAAGGGACTAATTGCTCGCTAAATATTGTTTTCATCTCAAAAGGAACTCCTGGGAAAGAAACAAAAGTAGTGTTGCCTTTTTGCATTAACATTCCTGGAGCTGTACCTACTGTATTAAATAAAACAGTAGAAGTAGAAGGCACTAAAGCTTGTTGTTTATTGACCTCTGAAATAGGCCTTTTAAAGTAATCCTCTATAAGAATTGTAACATGAGCTAAAACTTGCTCATCTACGACTAAATGATCCTCAAAAAAGTCACAAAACACTTTTTTAGTCACATCATCCTTAGTCGGTCCTAATCCTCCTGTCATTATAACTAAGTCCACCTGTCCTATCTGAAAAGACATAGCCTTCTCTATTGATTCTTTTTTATCAGAAATAGTTATAATTTCTGACACTTCGAACCCTAACAAATCAAGTTCCTTAGCTAAATACACCGAATTAGTATCTACAATCTGACCGATGAGAATCTCATCTCCTATAGTGATTATACTTGCTTTCATACTATTTCTATAAGCTAAAATCTTTCTGTATTTCTTTACGAGCTCTCTTTACTCTTTCTTTAAAGATTTTAAAAGTCTCCTTTACAGCTTTAGTTTTTCCTTTTTCTTTTGCCCATTCTTCTATTAAAGAAGCCTCCTCGATAGCTTGTTCCATTCCTAAAAACTCTAATGAAGGCATCAGTATATTCATACTTTCTGCTACGTCATCATAGTTTTTTTCATTGATTCCTATCTTTATTTTTTTGACCAAATCTTTAGACTCTTCAACAAAAACAATTAAACCAGCATTCACTAACGCCTGATCATCGTTATAAGTCTGTAATATAGGTCCTAAATCATAATGAAGTGCCATACGCTTATTTCACATTTAGACGAAACAACTTTTTACCTGCTAGAGTTCCTTCTAGCACATCTCCCTCATTTACTTTTCCTACTCCTTTTGGAGTACCTGTGAAGATTAAATCTCCTTTCTTCAGAGTAAAGTATTTAGATACTTCTGCTATAGTTTCATCTATATTCCAAATCATCTGTGCAGTACTAGCTTCCTGTACTGTATTACCGTTTTGTATTAATGAGA
It encodes the following:
- a CDS encoding RrF2 family transcriptional regulator; translation: MFSKACEYAIRSVVFISVSSLKGERVGFKEIAKEIDAPEAFTAKILQKLSKSGIIDSVKGVGGGFEIPIASLDNIKLCEVVNVIDGDSIYKGCGLGLAQCSETHPCPVHFKFKAIREGLRNMLETTTLRELANGTKSGDTFLKL
- a CDS encoding SCO family protein, whose product is MKKTLIALLSCSTLLLTSCKETKATEEQPQATEQTAESQEISDLSIYNLPSTWTTQDGKDIELKDLQGNVLVMVMIYTSCKAACPRLVADMRNIEERVKGKNEDKVRYVLVSIDPQVDTPERLKAFAKENQMDGPQWIFLRSTEEDTREFAATLAVNYKKISPIDFSHSNIISVFNTKGELDYQQEGLGIDYAPTVKEIERQLALIK
- a CDS encoding nitric-oxide reductase large subunit, yielding MKNRQRKLWIAFTIVMLFSFGVLGYFGIEIYQEAPPVPIEVRTTNGETVLTASNIKDGQNVWQSIGGQEVGSVWGHGAYVAPDWTADFLHREALYLLEYYAQEKYNKSYEDSSLEEQAYLKAHLQANIRANTYDKATGVLTITEERNKARLYLQEYYTKLFTDDPEFTQLRKDYAIPNNALTDPTRLKQMNAFFFWATWATVTNRPDSDVSYTHNWPAEELVGNVATTPLIAWSGVSVILLIFAVGVLVYYHVASKQEEEDMVPVEDPVSNGTVTKSMTILKKYFWVVCLLMLLQVGLGIVTAHYGVEGQGLYGIPLDQILPYSVTRTWHTQLAIFWIATAWLGTGLYISPAVGGKDPKFQVFGVNFLFIALLIIVLGSMIGQWFGIMQKLNLVQNFWFGHQGYEYVDLGRFWQIFLFVGLFVWLALMIRPLLPVLKEKGSHRNLIILFLISCGAIALFYGAGLMWGRQTNLAIAEYWRWWVVHLWVEGFFEVFATVVLAFLFVRMGLIKTKTATNGALFSTIVFMSGGIIGTFHHLYFSGTPTAVMALGATFSALEVVPLTLIGYEAYENYKISTHKGWLQDYKWPIYFMIAVAFWNFLGAGVFGFIINPPIALYYVQGLNTTPLHAHTALFGVYGMLGIGLMLFVLRSIYRDIKWNEKLLKIGFWGLNLGLLLMALLSLLPIGIWQAIESIQHGMWYARSSELMQLPAMNTLKWLRTIGDVIFTVGIFAIVLFVFKLTFKKSNHDK
- the ftsY gene encoding signal recognition particle-docking protein FtsY, which codes for MSFFKKLFSSEKKETLDKGLEKSKSSFFSKLTKAVAGKSKVDDDVLDNLEEILVSSDVGVNTTLKIIERIEERVSRDKYVGTDELNQILRDEIAGLLSETQSGEATEFEIPKDKKPYVLMVVGVNGAGKTTTIGKLAYQFKKAGLNVVLGAADTFRAAAIDQLQVWADRVGVPIVRQQMGSDPASVAFDTLQSAVTQNADVVIIDTAGRLHNKVNLMNELTKVKRVMQKVIPDAPHDVMLVLDGSTGQNAFEQAKQFTAATEVNCLAVTKLDGTAKGGVVIGISDQFQIPVKYIGVGEGIEDLQVFNKFEFVDSFFK
- a CDS encoding DUF721 domain-containing protein, with amino-acid sequence MKKYDVNKRLREESSIQDLLKIFIKENNLDKGIDNLDVRAAWKNLLGPGIANYTLDILLKRDVLYVALSSPIVREELTYGKSKIIRMINEELGREVIKEIVFR
- the rpmG gene encoding 50S ribosomal protein L33, translated to MAKKGNRIQVILECTEHKASGLPGTSRYITTKNKKNTPDRLEIKKFNPIMKKVTVHKEIK
- a CDS encoding formylglycine-generating enzyme family protein, which gives rise to MFFLDKSNFIVCLLSIVTLTGIYAQKTTPMVTIKSGTFVPLYGSTEEGYVKVASFKMDQYAVTNEQYVEFLKKNPNYQRSQIKALFANKSYLSHWKSDLDYGDLKPNAPVTNVSWFAAKKYCELQGKRLPTMDEWEYVAMADAKNMDARQKEEYNKYILAWYETPKTYVNPVGSTFKNYWGVYDMHGLIWEWVADYNSIFLSGESRKDKGNDENLFCGSASINASDLMDYAAFMRYGFRGSLRANFTTKNLGFRCAQNP
- a CDS encoding CopD family protein, coding for MNELHLLLILHLLGATIWVGGHILLSVVILPQVWKEKSVEKLFNFESRYEWFGMPALFVMLLTGVRMAYIYNVKLASWFAFETPIERVVSLKLACLFTIALFALSAQFYVLPRLKTDIKKLPLMTFHILSVTTISIVMLILGSFIRYGGI
- a CDS encoding CinA family nicotinamide mononucleotide deamidase-related protein, translated to MKASIITIGDEILIGQIVDTNSVYLAKELDLLGFEVSEIITISDKKESIEKAMSFQIGQVDLVIMTGGLGPTKDDVTKKVFCDFFEDHLVVDEQVLAHVTILIEDYFKRPISEVNKQQALVPSTSTVLFNTVGTAPGMLMQKGNTTFVSFPGVPFEMKTIFSEQLVPYIKDHFKGIFNIHKTIITYGIGESLLAEYLEDWENNLPSDIKLAYLPSPGKVRLRLSSRGFNQDFLSQSIEMQIDRMPESVKEHIRAYEDIDFPEIITKELQIRNKTISFAESCTGGRLAVMFNAKPGSSAYFKGGMVCYATESKVNILGVNQDTINKYTVVSEEVAMEMAEQARLKFNSDYAIATTGNAGPSKGDSDVEVGTVCIGIATPTGVFTKKYELGQPREKVINSAIAKGLELIYNEILKK
- the rpmB gene encoding 50S ribosomal protein L28; its protein translation is MSRVCEITGKRAMVGNNVSHAMNKTKRKFSVNLVKKRFYIAEEDRWVTLKLSTSALKTINKKGITAVLKDAKAKGLVK
- a CDS encoding DUF4295 domain-containing protein — encoded protein: MAKKTVATLRTSSKKLTKAIKMVKSPKTGAYTFVEAVMAPDFVDDFLNKK
- the ric gene encoding iron-sulfur cluster repair di-iron protein; protein product: MINRTVGSFVAEDFRTAAIFNRYGIDFCCKGGRTIEEVCEKKSVNREELIGELERLLTQQAENNIDFRHWPLDLLADYIEKTHHRYVEEKIPVLLQFLNKLSRVHGDRHPELIEINELFIGCAAELSQHLKKEELVLFPFIRKMVSSTISGQPLETPHFGTVQNPVAMMMHEHDGEGERFRKIAELSNNYTPPADGCNTYKVTYAMLKEFEDDLHKHIHLENNILFPSAIVLEQKFE